From Candidatus Methylomirabilota bacterium, a single genomic window includes:
- a CDS encoding ABC transporter ATP-binding protein, protein MDRSDTMIEFREVTKRYGSLVANDRLSLAVRRGELMTLLGPSGCGKTTALRTLTGHVRPDEGRVFIDGRDVTSVPTHQRELGMVFQNFALFPHMTVRDNVGFPLMIRSLARAERGERVTEALRLVRLEGYEGHYPRQLSGGQQQRVGLARALVYRPKVLLLDEPLSNLDAKLREEMRFEIKEVVTRLGITAVYVTHDQEEALALSDRVAIMNRGRLEQVGTPEEIYAAPHSRFVAEFVGLSNFLEGRVEATDGDCMVVNVGGLPVTIPVPPPATPGQAVLLFVRPNEIELLPPGTPIAGPVVEARVDKATYLGDKMDYRLTLPGGLVLRVQSDAQRRFAPGAAVRVRLPRARGWAVADPAR, encoded by the coding sequence ATGGATCGGTCCGACACGATGATCGAGTTCCGGGAGGTGACGAAACGGTACGGGAGCCTCGTCGCCAACGACCGCCTCTCCCTGGCGGTCCGCCGGGGCGAGCTGATGACGCTCCTCGGCCCATCGGGGTGTGGCAAGACCACCGCGCTCCGCACGCTCACCGGCCACGTGCGGCCCGACGAGGGGCGCGTCTTCATCGACGGCCGGGACGTGACGAGCGTGCCCACTCACCAGCGGGAGCTCGGCATGGTCTTCCAGAACTTCGCCCTCTTCCCGCACATGACGGTTCGAGACAACGTCGGGTTCCCGCTCATGATCCGGAGTCTCGCCAGGGCGGAGCGAGGCGAGCGGGTGACCGAGGCACTCCGGCTGGTGCGCCTCGAGGGATACGAGGGACACTACCCGCGCCAGCTCTCGGGCGGGCAGCAGCAGCGGGTCGGGCTGGCCCGCGCCCTCGTCTACCGACCGAAGGTGCTCCTGCTCGACGAGCCCCTGTCGAACCTCGACGCCAAGCTCCGGGAGGAGATGCGCTTCGAGATCAAGGAGGTGGTCACGCGCCTCGGCATCACCGCGGTGTACGTGACCCACGACCAGGAGGAGGCCCTCGCCCTCTCCGACCGGGTCGCCATCATGAACCGGGGCCGCCTCGAGCAGGTGGGGACGCCGGAGGAGATCTACGCGGCGCCCCACTCCCGCTTCGTCGCCGAGTTCGTCGGTCTCTCGAACTTCCTCGAGGGCCGTGTGGAGGCCACGGATGGCGACTGTATGGTGGTCAACGTCGGCGGCCTGCCAGTCACGATCCCCGTGCCACCGCCAGCCACGCCGGGCCAGGCGGTGTTGCTCTTCGTGCGCCCCAACGAGATCGAGCTCTTGCCGCCCGGCACGCCGATCGCCGGCCCCGTCGTCGAGGCGCGCGTGGACAAGGCCACCTACCTGGGGGACAAGATGGACTACCGCCTGACGCTCCCGGGCGGGCTCGTGCTGCGGGTTCAAAGCGACGCCCAGCGCCGCTTCGCGCCGGGCGCGGCGGTGCGCGTGCGCCTGCCGCGGGCCCGCGGCTGGGCCGTCGCCGACCCCGCGCGCTGA
- a CDS encoding ABC transporter permease, producing MTLARAYARGMWEERHVLGYTLLLSLTLFIVAPFLMIALRSVGKGWFGKLWLPPSLTLEWYRWAIEVGNIPEVMKNTVIIGVIAVAISTTIGVFAGWAFGRRQLPGRELCLALLLLPQMIPSITYALGVAQTFYALELVDTHLGVALAHVSVCAPYAILVLSATFERLDERILEAASVCGANAATSFVHVILPLIMPGILASMIFTFTHSYNEFTLTLLTYGPHTVTLPVRTYLAVGDGYWEITSAMAVIMVVPSLVILALIQRRAQPEKLIGGFKGV from the coding sequence GTGACGCTCGCCCGCGCCTATGCCCGCGGGATGTGGGAGGAGCGCCACGTCCTCGGCTACACGCTCCTCCTGAGCCTTACCCTGTTCATCGTGGCCCCGTTCCTGATGATCGCGCTGCGCTCGGTGGGCAAGGGGTGGTTCGGCAAGCTCTGGCTTCCGCCGAGCCTGACCCTCGAGTGGTACCGATGGGCGATCGAGGTCGGCAACATCCCGGAAGTCATGAAGAACACCGTGATCATCGGGGTGATCGCGGTCGCCATCAGCACCACCATCGGCGTCTTCGCCGGCTGGGCGTTCGGCCGGCGCCAGCTGCCGGGTCGGGAGCTCTGCCTGGCGCTCCTCCTGCTGCCCCAGATGATCCCCTCGATCACCTATGCGCTCGGGGTGGCCCAAACCTTCTACGCGCTCGAGCTGGTGGACACCCACCTCGGGGTGGCGCTCGCTCACGTCTCGGTGTGCGCGCCCTATGCGATCCTGGTCCTGTCGGCGACCTTCGAGCGACTCGACGAGCGGATTCTGGAGGCGGCCAGCGTCTGCGGGGCGAACGCCGCGACGAGCTTCGTCCACGTGATCCTGCCGCTCATCATGCCGGGGATCCTGGCCTCGATGATTTTCACCTTCACCCACTCGTACAACGAGTTCACGCTCACCCTCCTCACCTACGGACCCCACACGGTGACGCTGCCCGTGCGGACCTATCTGGCCGTCGGTGACGGCTACTGGGAGATCACGAGCGCCATGGCGGTGATCATGGTCGTCCCCTCGCTCGTGATCCTCGCGCTCATCCAGCGCCGGGCCCAGCCCGAGAAGCTCATCGGCGGCTTCAAGGGCGTGTGA
- a CDS encoding nucleotidyltransferase domain-containing protein → MDAERLEEIARRYGIRLLLMFGSAVSGPLHARSDVDLAVWLDRSPLSLRGHADLLGELQKLYPDREVDLAVINRADPLFLKKITERCRLLHGSALDLAELKIYAFKRYQDHRRYLALERAYVARALRGLAAP, encoded by the coding sequence ATGGACGCCGAGCGCCTCGAAGAGATTGCCCGCCGGTACGGTATCCGGCTGTTGCTGATGTTCGGCTCAGCCGTGTCGGGTCCCCTGCATGCCCGGAGCGACGTCGACTTGGCGGTGTGGCTCGATCGCTCGCCCCTCTCGCTCCGGGGTCACGCGGACCTGCTCGGCGAGCTCCAGAAGCTTTACCCGGATCGGGAAGTCGACCTGGCCGTGATCAACCGCGCCGACCCGCTCTTCCTGAAAAAGATCACCGAGCGGTGCCGGCTCCTCCACGGCTCGGCCCTCGACCTCGCCGAGCTCAAGATCTACGCTTTCAAGCGCTATCAGGATCACCGGCGGTACCTCGCACTCGAGCGAGCCTACGTCGCCCGCGCCCTGCGTGGGCTGGCGGCCCCGTGA
- a CDS encoding extracellular solute-binding protein encodes MSRRISGAIGLSVTLALGLTLAAGPAPAAEPTELVLADSQSGANFQAYWQKYVIPSIRQALGVNVRYLVTSDAEQVQKAKAWRPGQGDVHILFPKSIATWVTSGVPLETLTPARVANLARIDPRFLKSDEGVDLQGKGALYWRTSYALIYNSQFIKAPPRSWKEFYDRRAEFKGHIGMVRPDAKSSSGWRQRYVFLHAFLKEKMATPMAELEKDPAWADAWAKLKDFTRYAKLPLPAEPPNLFEDFNGGETWISLYAQDYALWSARQGTMPPTIKAVYPEEGADEIGTAYLAVPANIPAEHKAVALRVINYLLSDDQQIRLLSTMWQYPGTEISEQAPPIVWEIVPKLDVLMRTAIPRERIRKDIIDYLKKNAKELVP; translated from the coding sequence ATGAGCAGGCGGATCTCGGGTGCGATCGGGCTCTCGGTCACGCTGGCCCTGGGGCTGACCCTCGCTGCCGGCCCGGCACCGGCGGCGGAGCCGACCGAGCTCGTCCTGGCCGACAGCCAGTCGGGGGCGAACTTCCAGGCGTACTGGCAGAAGTACGTGATTCCGTCGATCCGGCAGGCTCTGGGCGTGAACGTCCGGTACCTCGTCACGAGCGACGCCGAGCAGGTCCAGAAGGCCAAGGCCTGGAGGCCGGGCCAGGGTGACGTCCACATCCTGTTCCCCAAGTCGATCGCGACGTGGGTCACCTCGGGCGTTCCCCTCGAGACGCTCACCCCGGCCCGCGTCGCCAACCTGGCCCGGATCGACCCGCGCTTCCTCAAGTCCGACGAGGGGGTGGATCTCCAGGGGAAGGGCGCGCTCTACTGGCGGACGTCCTACGCCCTCATCTACAACAGCCAGTTCATCAAGGCCCCGCCAAGGTCCTGGAAGGAGTTCTACGACCGCCGGGCGGAGTTCAAGGGCCACATCGGGATGGTGCGACCCGACGCCAAGTCGAGCTCGGGCTGGCGTCAGCGTTACGTCTTCCTGCACGCCTTCCTGAAGGAGAAGATGGCCACGCCGATGGCCGAGCTGGAGAAGGATCCGGCCTGGGCCGACGCCTGGGCCAAGCTCAAGGACTTCACCCGGTACGCCAAGCTCCCGCTGCCGGCCGAGCCGCCGAACCTCTTCGAGGACTTCAACGGGGGTGAGACCTGGATCTCGCTCTACGCCCAGGACTACGCGCTCTGGTCCGCGCGCCAGGGGACGATGCCGCCGACCATCAAGGCGGTGTACCCGGAGGAGGGCGCCGACGAGATCGGGACGGCGTACCTGGCCGTGCCGGCCAACATTCCCGCCGAGCACAAGGCGGTGGCCCTCCGGGTCATCAACTATCTCCTGTCCGACGATCAGCAGATCCGCCTGCTGAGCACCATGTGGCAGTACCCCGGGACGGAGATCAGCGAGCAGGCGCCGCCCATCGTGTGGGAGATCGTCCCCAAGCTCGACGTGCTGATGCGGACCGCGATCCCCCGCGAGCGGATCCGGAAGGACATCATCGACTACCTCAAGAAGAACGCCAAGGAGCTGGTTCCCTAG
- a CDS encoding ABC transporter permease: MTPRWRAHALTLLLLLPALAGFFGLFFYPMLLTVLLSFRPEGAETGWTLQNYAQFLSDPNGHEVLVLTFLLALGATAASVVLSVPLALILRQKVRGHAFFRLIVLVPLVVPGLIGALGLLIFWGPRGWVNLFLTQWVPFVERPLAVNYTVPGLILFYLWLYFPYTCVTTLSALESLDRSIEEAGEVVGATRWQVLRHIVLPLVKPGILAGSVLTFMAAFGAFSVPLIAGGNHRPLAVEIYKQISVPIPARWSAASAIAVVMGAAQVAFLTLYMRAVRRPGGVPGRP; encoded by the coding sequence ATGACGCCCCGCTGGCGCGCGCACGCGCTCACGCTGCTCCTGCTGCTCCCGGCCCTGGCCGGGTTCTTCGGGCTGTTCTTCTACCCCATGCTGCTCACCGTGTTGCTGAGCTTCCGCCCCGAGGGCGCCGAGACCGGGTGGACCCTCCAGAACTACGCTCAGTTCCTGAGCGACCCGAATGGGCACGAGGTCCTCGTCCTCACGTTCCTCCTGGCCCTGGGCGCCACCGCGGCGTCGGTGGTCCTGAGCGTGCCCCTGGCCCTGATCCTCCGCCAGAAGGTGCGGGGCCACGCCTTCTTCCGCCTGATCGTGCTGGTGCCGCTGGTGGTCCCGGGCCTCATCGGCGCCCTGGGCCTCCTGATCTTCTGGGGCCCCCGCGGGTGGGTCAATCTCTTCTTGACGCAGTGGGTGCCGTTCGTCGAGCGGCCGCTCGCCGTGAACTACACCGTCCCCGGCCTGATCCTCTTCTACCTCTGGCTCTACTTCCCGTACACGTGCGTGACCACGCTCTCTGCGTTGGAGAGCCTGGACCGGAGCATCGAGGAGGCGGGGGAGGTGGTCGGGGCTACCCGCTGGCAGGTCCTCCGCCACATCGTCCTGCCGCTCGTCAAGCCCGGGATCCTGGCCGGCTCCGTGCTGACGTTCATGGCGGCCTTCGGGGCCTTCAGCGTCCCGTTGATCGCCGGCGGCAACCACCGTCCGCTGGCGGTCGAGATCTACAAGCAGATCTCGGTGCCCATCCCGGCCCGCTGGTCGGCCGCCAGCGCCATCGCCGTCGTCATGGGCGCCGCTCAGGTCGCGTTCCTGACCCTCTACATGCGCGCCGTGCGCCGGCCGGGCGGCGTCCCGGGGCGGCCGTGA
- a CDS encoding HepT-like ribonuclease domain-containing protein, which yields MIDAELVTRKMVLITRDLTALDPIARKDITDYLASGVDEVVAERYLERIIGRMIDINYHLITETGHAPPTDYFQSFTQLAELRVLDRAFAARIAACAGLRNRLVHEYNELDPRKVHEALQTAVGDIPVYLQRVNEYLSRAGS from the coding sequence GTGATCGACGCCGAGCTGGTGACGCGGAAAATGGTCCTCATCACGCGCGACCTGACCGCGCTCGATCCAATCGCGCGGAAGGACATCACGGACTATCTCGCGAGCGGCGTTGACGAGGTGGTCGCCGAACGCTATCTCGAGCGCATCATCGGCCGGATGATCGACATCAACTATCACCTCATCACGGAAACGGGGCACGCGCCTCCGACCGACTACTTCCAGTCGTTCACGCAGCTGGCGGAGCTGAGGGTCCTGGACCGCGCGTTCGCGGCCCGGATCGCCGCCTGCGCCGGACTCCGTAACCGACTCGTCCACGAGTACAACGAGCTCGACCCCCGGAAGGTGCACGAGGCGCTCCAGACCGCGGTAGGGGACATTCCCGTGTACTTGCAGCGCGTCAACGAATACCTCAGCCGTGCCGGTTCCTGA
- a CDS encoding inositol monophosphatase family protein: MRGLRPETVVAVRAAQAAGRILMAHLGRVRRVRHKGPADLVTPVDLAAERCIIGLLSARFPALGFLGEEGGRRGPAGDDHWIVDPLDGTTAFVHGLPTFAVCIALARGGRLETGVTLLPRLGELFVAERGRGAFLNGRRIRVSRRARLGDALLILWHDHSVWANRPLRERLASVARRARAVRSEGAGYALACVAAGRADAYWEQSAEPWDMAAGALLVAEAGGRVTDDRGRPLRLAQKTILATNGRLHERLLRRLDPKGRER; encoded by the coding sequence ATGAGGGGGCTCCGGCCCGAGACGGTGGTCGCCGTTCGGGCGGCGCAGGCCGCCGGACGGATCCTGATGGCCCACTTGGGGCGTGTCCGCCGCGTCCGCCACAAGGGGCCGGCGGACCTCGTCACGCCCGTCGACCTCGCCGCCGAACGCTGTATCATCGGGCTGCTGTCGGCCCGGTTCCCGGCCCTCGGATTCCTGGGGGAAGAAGGCGGGCGCCGGGGCCCGGCCGGCGACGACCACTGGATCGTGGACCCACTCGACGGCACCACGGCCTTCGTCCACGGGCTGCCGACCTTCGCCGTCTGCATCGCGCTGGCGCGCGGGGGTCGCCTCGAGACGGGGGTGACCTTGCTGCCGCGCCTCGGCGAGCTCTTCGTCGCCGAGCGGGGGCGCGGGGCGTTTCTGAACGGCCGGCGGATCCGCGTTTCGCGCCGGGCCCGGCTGGGGGACGCCCTGCTGATCCTGTGGCACGATCACTCGGTGTGGGCGAACCGGCCGCTCCGGGAGCGGCTGGCCTCGGTGGCCCGCCGGGCGCGGGCCGTCCGGAGCGAGGGGGCGGGGTATGCCCTGGCCTGCGTGGCGGCGGGCCGGGCCGATGCGTACTGGGAGCAGAGCGCGGAGCCCTGGGACATGGCGGCGGGAGCGCTGCTGGTCGCCGAGGCCGGGGGGCGCGTGACCGACGACCGTGGTCGCCCGCTTCGCCTCGCGCAGAAGACGATCCTGGCCACCAACGGCCGGCTCCACGAGCGGCTGCTGCGCCGGCTCGACCCGAAAGGACGCGAGCGATAG